Proteins from a genomic interval of Phlebotomus papatasi isolate M1 chromosome 3, Ppap_2.1, whole genome shotgun sequence:
- the LOC129807676 gene encoding ATP-binding cassette sub-family G member 1 isoform X1 — protein MVEEDIVTSNLLPDSDRKSGAVKLQIVPSQPKTLSHLPNRPAVDLAFENLTYRVKEGRKSNAKVILKEVSGRLRSKELTAIMGPSGAGKSTLLNILSGYKTTNIEGSITMNGKERNLSLFRKYSAYIMQDNQLHANLTVEEAMTVAANLKLSSKKPKTEKNLVIREILDTLGLQEHRTTMTRNLSGGQKKRLSIALELVNNPPVMFFDEPTSGLDSSTCFQCINLLKMLARGGRTIICTIHQPSARLFEMFDQLYTLADGQCVYQGSTKQLVPFLSTLGLECPSYHNPASYVIEVSCGEHGDHTRKLVNGILNGKRDIRTELDFIDKKNDASSALVKVHTKKVVDKNDVQNVGEKFADNLNANGNGVIKATINNDIAKENTTVSIPIDIDKELDVNSALLPDEMLEATENPARYATTMFHQFWVVLKRTLLFSRRDWTLMYLRLFAHVMVGFLIGALYYDIGNDGAKVLSNLGFLFFNMLFLMYTSMTITILSFPLEMPVLLKENFNRWYSLRSYYMAITISDIPFQAIFCVIYVSIVYYFTSQPFEMFRFSMFLTSCLLISFVAQSVGLVVGAAMNVQNGVFLAPVMSVPFLLFSGFFVSFDAIPVYLRWITYLSYIRYGFEGTALATYGYNREKLKCYQTYCHFKSPTTTLEELDMLDANFTLDIVALLVIFTVLRVAAFLFLRWKLRTAR, from the exons ATGGTTGAAGAGGATATTGTAACGAGTAATTTACTCCCTGATTCCGACAGGAAAAGTGGAGCTGTGAAGTTGCAGATCGTCCCAAGTCAGCCAAAGACACTATCCCATCTGCCTAATCGACCTGCCGTAGATTTGGCCTTCGAGAACCTCACCTATCGCGTTAAGGAGGGCAGAAAGAGCA ATGCCAAAGTCATCCTCAAGGAGGTCAGCGGAAGGCTGCGTTCGAAGGAGCTTACAGCTATCATGGGTCCGTCCGGTGCTGGCAAGAGCACTCTCCTCAACATTCTCTCTGGCTACAA AACCACAAATATCGAGGGGTCAATTACGATGAATGGGAAGGAGAGGAATTTGAGCTTGTTTAGAAAATACTCAGCTTACATCATGCAGGACAATCAACTTCATGCCAATCTTACAGTTGAGGAAGCCATGACAGTGGCCGCGAACTTGAAACTCAGCTCCAAGAAGCCCAAAACAGAGAAAAACCTTGTG ATACGCGAAATTCTGGATACGCTGGGTCTTCAGGAGCACCGCACCACGATGACGAGGAATCTGTCTGGTGGTCAGAAGAAGCGCTTGTCCATTGCCCTTGAATTGGTCAACAATCCGCCCGTGATGTTTTTCGACGAACCCACAAGTGGCCTGGACAGCTCTACCTGCTTCCAGTGCATAAATCTGCTGAAGATGTTGGCTCGTGGTGGAAGGACTATCATCTGCACGATTCACCAGCCCTCTGCTAGATTGTTTGAGATGTTTGATCAACTGTACACACTTGCTGATGGACAGTGCGTCTATCAGGGCAGTACCAAGCAGCTGGTACCTTTCCTCAGTACTCTTGGTCTTGAGTGTCCGAGCTACCACAATCCAGCCAGTTACGTGATTGAGGTGTCTTGTGGAGAGCACGGAGATCACACGAGGAAACTGGTCAACGGTATCCTCAATGGGAAGAGAGATATCAGGACAGAACTGGATTTCATTGACAAGAAGAATGATGCTTCAAGTGCCTTGGTCAAGGTTCACACGAAGAAGGTCGTCGACAAGAATGATGTGCAGAATGTTGGTGAGAAGTTCGCAGATAATCTCAATGCGAACGGCAATGGTGTCATCAAGGCCACCATCAACAATGACATCGCCAAAGAGAATACCACCGTATCCATTCCCATTGACATCGACAAAGAACTGGACGTCAATTCAGCATTGCTTCCGGATGAGATGTTGGAAGCTACGGAGAATCCTGCAAGATACGCTACAACCATGTTTCACCAATTCTGGGTTGTGCTGAAGAGGACCCTCCTGTTCAGCAGGCGTGACTGGACGTTGATGTACCTTCGATTGTTCGCTCATGTCATGGTGGGATTCCTTATTGGTGCTCTCTACTACGATATTGGCAATGATGGTGCCAAGGTGCTCAGTAACCTGGGATTCCTCTTTTTCAACATGCTATTCCTCATGTACACCTCAATGACCATCACTATCTTATCAT TCCCTCTAGAAATGCCTGTTCTTCTCAAAGAGAACTTCAACCGGTGGTATTCTTTACGATCCTATTACATGGCCATCACGATCTCGGACATTCCATTCCAG GCCATCTTTTGTGTGATCTACGTATCGATTGTCTACTACTTCACCTCGCAGCCATTTGAGATGTTTAGGTTCTCAATGTTCCTGACATCGTGCCTTTTGATATCTTTCGTGGCTCAGAGCGTGGGTCTTGTGGTAGGGGCTGCAATGAATGTCCAGAATGGTGTATTCCTGGCTCCAGTTATGTCAGTGCCTTTCCTCCTGTTTTCCGGATTCTTTGTCAGTTTCGACGCCATTCCTGTCTACCTAAGGTGGATCACCTACCTCTCCTATATCCGCTACGGTTTTGAGGGAACAGCTCTGGCGACCTACGGCTACAATCGCGAGAAACTCAAGTGCTACCAGACCTACTGCCACTTCAAATCACCCACAACGACACTGGAAGAATTGGACATGCTCGATGCCAACTTCACATTGGACATTGTGGCTCTTTTGGTGATCTTTACGGTGCTCAGGGTAGCTGCTTTCCTCTTCCTGAGATGGAAGCTAAGAACAGCACGATAG
- the LOC129807676 gene encoding ATP-binding cassette sub-family G member 1 isoform X2, translated as MEKDSACILNNNMKSGAVKLQIVPSQPKTLSHLPNRPAVDLAFENLTYRVKEGRKSNAKVILKEVSGRLRSKELTAIMGPSGAGKSTLLNILSGYKTTNIEGSITMNGKERNLSLFRKYSAYIMQDNQLHANLTVEEAMTVAANLKLSSKKPKTEKNLVIREILDTLGLQEHRTTMTRNLSGGQKKRLSIALELVNNPPVMFFDEPTSGLDSSTCFQCINLLKMLARGGRTIICTIHQPSARLFEMFDQLYTLADGQCVYQGSTKQLVPFLSTLGLECPSYHNPASYVIEVSCGEHGDHTRKLVNGILNGKRDIRTELDFIDKKNDASSALVKVHTKKVVDKNDVQNVGEKFADNLNANGNGVIKATINNDIAKENTTVSIPIDIDKELDVNSALLPDEMLEATENPARYATTMFHQFWVVLKRTLLFSRRDWTLMYLRLFAHVMVGFLIGALYYDIGNDGAKVLSNLGFLFFNMLFLMYTSMTITILSFPLEMPVLLKENFNRWYSLRSYYMAITISDIPFQAIFCVIYVSIVYYFTSQPFEMFRFSMFLTSCLLISFVAQSVGLVVGAAMNVQNGVFLAPVMSVPFLLFSGFFVSFDAIPVYLRWITYLSYIRYGFEGTALATYGYNREKLKCYQTYCHFKSPTTTLEELDMLDANFTLDIVALLVIFTVLRVAAFLFLRWKLRTAR; from the exons ATGGAGAAGGATAGCGCTTGTATTTTAAATAACAACAT GAAAAGTGGAGCTGTGAAGTTGCAGATCGTCCCAAGTCAGCCAAAGACACTATCCCATCTGCCTAATCGACCTGCCGTAGATTTGGCCTTCGAGAACCTCACCTATCGCGTTAAGGAGGGCAGAAAGAGCA ATGCCAAAGTCATCCTCAAGGAGGTCAGCGGAAGGCTGCGTTCGAAGGAGCTTACAGCTATCATGGGTCCGTCCGGTGCTGGCAAGAGCACTCTCCTCAACATTCTCTCTGGCTACAA AACCACAAATATCGAGGGGTCAATTACGATGAATGGGAAGGAGAGGAATTTGAGCTTGTTTAGAAAATACTCAGCTTACATCATGCAGGACAATCAACTTCATGCCAATCTTACAGTTGAGGAAGCCATGACAGTGGCCGCGAACTTGAAACTCAGCTCCAAGAAGCCCAAAACAGAGAAAAACCTTGTG ATACGCGAAATTCTGGATACGCTGGGTCTTCAGGAGCACCGCACCACGATGACGAGGAATCTGTCTGGTGGTCAGAAGAAGCGCTTGTCCATTGCCCTTGAATTGGTCAACAATCCGCCCGTGATGTTTTTCGACGAACCCACAAGTGGCCTGGACAGCTCTACCTGCTTCCAGTGCATAAATCTGCTGAAGATGTTGGCTCGTGGTGGAAGGACTATCATCTGCACGATTCACCAGCCCTCTGCTAGATTGTTTGAGATGTTTGATCAACTGTACACACTTGCTGATGGACAGTGCGTCTATCAGGGCAGTACCAAGCAGCTGGTACCTTTCCTCAGTACTCTTGGTCTTGAGTGTCCGAGCTACCACAATCCAGCCAGTTACGTGATTGAGGTGTCTTGTGGAGAGCACGGAGATCACACGAGGAAACTGGTCAACGGTATCCTCAATGGGAAGAGAGATATCAGGACAGAACTGGATTTCATTGACAAGAAGAATGATGCTTCAAGTGCCTTGGTCAAGGTTCACACGAAGAAGGTCGTCGACAAGAATGATGTGCAGAATGTTGGTGAGAAGTTCGCAGATAATCTCAATGCGAACGGCAATGGTGTCATCAAGGCCACCATCAACAATGACATCGCCAAAGAGAATACCACCGTATCCATTCCCATTGACATCGACAAAGAACTGGACGTCAATTCAGCATTGCTTCCGGATGAGATGTTGGAAGCTACGGAGAATCCTGCAAGATACGCTACAACCATGTTTCACCAATTCTGGGTTGTGCTGAAGAGGACCCTCCTGTTCAGCAGGCGTGACTGGACGTTGATGTACCTTCGATTGTTCGCTCATGTCATGGTGGGATTCCTTATTGGTGCTCTCTACTACGATATTGGCAATGATGGTGCCAAGGTGCTCAGTAACCTGGGATTCCTCTTTTTCAACATGCTATTCCTCATGTACACCTCAATGACCATCACTATCTTATCAT TCCCTCTAGAAATGCCTGTTCTTCTCAAAGAGAACTTCAACCGGTGGTATTCTTTACGATCCTATTACATGGCCATCACGATCTCGGACATTCCATTCCAG GCCATCTTTTGTGTGATCTACGTATCGATTGTCTACTACTTCACCTCGCAGCCATTTGAGATGTTTAGGTTCTCAATGTTCCTGACATCGTGCCTTTTGATATCTTTCGTGGCTCAGAGCGTGGGTCTTGTGGTAGGGGCTGCAATGAATGTCCAGAATGGTGTATTCCTGGCTCCAGTTATGTCAGTGCCTTTCCTCCTGTTTTCCGGATTCTTTGTCAGTTTCGACGCCATTCCTGTCTACCTAAGGTGGATCACCTACCTCTCCTATATCCGCTACGGTTTTGAGGGAACAGCTCTGGCGACCTACGGCTACAATCGCGAGAAACTCAAGTGCTACCAGACCTACTGCCACTTCAAATCACCCACAACGACACTGGAAGAATTGGACATGCTCGATGCCAACTTCACATTGGACATTGTGGCTCTTTTGGTGATCTTTACGGTGCTCAGGGTAGCTGCTTTCCTCTTCCTGAGATGGAAGCTAAGAACAGCACGATAG